One region of Sphingomonas kaistensis genomic DNA includes:
- a CDS encoding aspartyl/asparaginyl beta-hydroxylase domain-containing protein — translation MSASASLSDQRLARAMQAQAQGQDAVAARLLSEVLASDPGNPVAHNMLGMAAMARRDPAAAAGHFEQARAAAPDSLPVLANLAGAYRALGRADEEGQVLEAALALDQRHLATLIRLAEWHERRGQTHQATQRWVGVVALSTSVADPSPALAERFAHARGVVAAQTDALSSAIDAALEEQLAAASPQERRRTLAASQAMLGRRPIYTNHCEGMHFPFLPADEWFDREHFPWMEALEAHTATIRDELVALLQSDDDHSRPYVEQAPGTPHNKWSVLDRRNDWSAIHLWREGVRDEVLCAKVPETERLISALPLCRIPGRAPTIFFSLLKAGAHIPAHTGVTNTRAIVHLPLIVPQGCDFRVGGETRPWVEGEAFAFDDTIDHEAWNRSDKDRAVLIFDVWNPHLSAVECKAVTSMFEVADRARSDQP, via the coding sequence ATGTCCGCCTCCGCTTCCCTGTCCGATCAACGCCTCGCCCGGGCCATGCAGGCGCAGGCCCAGGGGCAGGATGCCGTGGCAGCCCGGCTGCTGTCCGAGGTGCTCGCCAGCGATCCCGGCAACCCCGTTGCCCATAATATGCTCGGCATGGCGGCGATGGCGCGGCGCGACCCGGCCGCGGCCGCGGGGCATTTCGAACAGGCCCGCGCCGCCGCCCCCGACAGCCTGCCGGTCCTCGCCAACCTCGCCGGTGCCTATCGCGCGCTCGGCCGCGCGGACGAGGAAGGGCAGGTACTCGAGGCCGCTCTCGCGCTCGACCAGCGCCATCTCGCCACCTTGATCCGCCTCGCCGAATGGCACGAGCGCCGCGGCCAGACCCATCAGGCGACCCAGCGCTGGGTCGGCGTTGTCGCCCTCAGCACCTCGGTCGCCGACCCGTCGCCCGCGCTTGCCGAACGCTTCGCCCATGCGCGCGGCGTGGTCGCCGCACAGACCGACGCCCTGTCCTCGGCGATCGATGCGGCCCTCGAGGAGCAACTCGCCGCCGCCAGTCCGCAAGAGCGCCGGCGCACCCTGGCCGCGTCACAGGCCATGCTCGGCCGCCGCCCGATCTACACCAATCATTGCGAGGGGATGCATTTCCCCTTCCTGCCTGCGGACGAATGGTTCGACCGTGAGCACTTCCCGTGGATGGAGGCGCTGGAGGCGCACACCGCTACCATCCGCGACGAGCTGGTCGCACTGCTGCAATCGGACGACGATCATTCGCGCCCCTATGTCGAACAGGCGCCGGGAACGCCCCACAACAAGTGGTCGGTGCTCGACCGCCGGAACGACTGGAGCGCGATCCACCTGTGGCGCGAAGGGGTGCGTGACGAGGTGCTGTGCGCCAAGGTGCCGGAAACCGAACGGCTGATTTCCGCGCTTCCGCTGTGCCGCATTCCCGGCCGTGCGCCGACCATTTTCTTTTCGCTGCTCAAGGCCGGTGCGCACATCCCTGCCCACACCGGGGTGACCAACACGCGGGCGATCGTCCACCTGCCGCTGATCGTGCCGCAAGGCTGCGATTTCCGCGTCGGCGGGGAAACCCGGCCGTGGGTGGAGGGCGAGGCCTTCGCCTTCGACGACACCATCGACCACGAAGCCTGGAACCGCAGCGACAAGGATCGCGCGGTGCTCATCTTCGACGTCTGGAATCCGCACCTCAGCGCCGTCGAATGCAAGGCCGTCACCTCGATGTTCGAGGTTGCCGACCGGGCCAGGAGCGACCAGCCCTAG
- a CDS encoding TonB-dependent receptor domain-containing protein — protein sequence MSKTIFKGALLTGTVLAGLSVASPAFAQTATPTNTQGNLPPAPADDENLPGGVQSSESAGAAEPTSSNEIVVTGTLIRNPNLVASAPVTVVGQEEIQLRQTNVAEEVLRTIPGAVPSIGSNVNNGSGGAAFVNLRGLGSNRNLVLLDGVRIAPAGLGGQVDLNNIPLSLVDRVDVLTGGASSTYGADAVSGVVNFITRSDFAGMELSGSNQITERGDGNVIRTDLTIGANFDGGRGNAVLSLGYIESDPVYFGGDRPFSQVTLESYDEFFVAGQGSSTTTPSRFDIGGGRTPQQVGPDGTGIQNYYAAYNFNPFNVFQTPFKRYNMYAAGHFDITDNLTVYSRGLYSNNTVSTIIAPSGVFASTVTVPVSNPFLSAAQRTYFCANADFNTAVAGNQTITAAECAAATTALSPTDAAYREFTFGLRRRTPEVGPRVSEYNTQVWDFRVGVRGDITDRIGFDLFGSRGQSENNSSIQNYVLLSRARQAIRATSTTQCLNSANGCVPINIFGAPGTLGTDAALDFLSDDATTVVSTSLSQARGTINGDVGITSPFAGEPIGFAVGAEYRDYGAQQRSDALAKTAGELGGAGGAAPDILGGYNVYEGFAEVIAPLVSDRPFFNELTVEAGIRRSSYAVDAPGNPKFKTTTWKVAGSWEPISDLKFRGNYQRSVRAPNIGELFSPVSTGLTNLGTDPCAGAAPVTNANLRAICIAQGADPSVIGTINNPTAGQANVTGGGNPFVLPEKARTWTVGAVLRPSFLRNFSATVDYYKVRITDAISSPTPQDLIAACFGSTPTSPPANASLPACTIIRRNPVSGALDGPPDTTFGLFSPLSNLGRISTDGVDVTANYRLTLGQVMGTQARLNFSFGGNWTRSSKFQATPSAINRECVGYYSVNCGSIQPKYSFTQRTTLGLGAVDVSLLWRYIHKTKLEPAQLAADLAAAQADPTNCPSPLGTDAGGCIIDERFRSIKAYNYFDLTTRFNVTDNFQFTVTALNLFDKDPPVVGGTVGTTTYNGGNTYPSTYDALGRRFAVGARVKF from the coding sequence ATGTCCAAAACGATTTTTAAGGGTGCGCTGCTGACCGGGACGGTCCTCGCGGGCCTGTCGGTCGCGAGCCCAGCTTTTGCGCAGACCGCAACGCCGACCAACACGCAGGGCAACTTGCCGCCGGCTCCTGCCGACGATGAAAACCTTCCGGGCGGCGTGCAGTCGAGCGAATCCGCCGGCGCAGCCGAGCCGACCTCGTCGAACGAGATCGTCGTCACCGGCACCCTGATCCGTAACCCGAACCTGGTGGCCTCGGCCCCGGTGACCGTGGTCGGCCAGGAAGAAATCCAGCTCCGTCAGACCAACGTCGCCGAGGAAGTGCTCCGCACCATCCCGGGCGCGGTTCCGTCGATCGGCAGCAACGTCAATAACGGCAGCGGCGGTGCGGCGTTCGTCAACCTTCGCGGCCTCGGCTCCAACCGCAACCTCGTCCTCCTCGACGGCGTCCGGATCGCTCCGGCCGGCCTCGGCGGACAGGTCGATCTCAACAACATCCCGCTGTCGCTGGTCGATCGCGTCGACGTCCTGACCGGCGGCGCTTCGTCGACCTACGGCGCTGACGCCGTGTCGGGCGTCGTCAACTTCATCACTCGCAGCGATTTCGCGGGCATGGAGCTGTCGGGTTCCAACCAGATCACCGAGCGCGGCGACGGCAACGTCATCCGCACCGACCTGACCATCGGCGCCAACTTCGACGGCGGCCGCGGCAACGCGGTCCTCAGCCTCGGTTACATCGAGAGCGATCCGGTCTACTTCGGCGGCGATCGCCCCTTCTCGCAGGTGACCCTCGAATCGTACGACGAATTCTTCGTCGCCGGCCAGGGTTCGTCGACCACGACCCCGTCGCGCTTCGACATCGGTGGCGGTCGTACCCCGCAGCAGGTCGGTCCTGACGGCACCGGCATCCAGAACTACTATGCTGCGTACAACTTCAACCCGTTCAACGTCTTCCAGACGCCGTTCAAGCGCTACAACATGTACGCTGCGGGCCACTTCGACATCACCGACAACCTGACGGTCTACAGCCGCGGTCTGTACAGCAACAACACCGTGTCGACGATCATCGCGCCGTCGGGTGTGTTTGCTTCGACCGTCACCGTTCCGGTCAGCAACCCGTTCCTGTCGGCCGCCCAGCGCACCTACTTCTGCGCCAACGCCGACTTCAACACGGCCGTCGCCGGCAACCAGACCATCACTGCGGCCGAGTGCGCCGCGGCGACCACGGCGCTGTCGCCGACCGACGCGGCTTACCGCGAGTTCACCTTCGGCCTGCGTCGTCGTACGCCGGAAGTCGGCCCGCGCGTTTCCGAGTACAACACGCAGGTGTGGGACTTCCGCGTCGGCGTGCGCGGTGACATCACCGACCGGATCGGCTTCGACCTCTTCGGTTCGCGTGGCCAGTCGGAAAACAACAGCTCGATCCAGAACTACGTTCTGCTGAGCCGTGCCCGGCAGGCGATCCGCGCCACCAGCACCACGCAGTGCCTCAACTCGGCCAACGGCTGCGTTCCGATCAACATCTTCGGCGCTCCGGGAACCCTGGGCACCGACGCTGCGCTCGACTTCCTCAGCGACGATGCGACCACCGTCGTCTCGACCTCGCTGTCGCAGGCTCGCGGCACCATCAACGGTGACGTCGGCATCACCTCGCCGTTCGCCGGTGAGCCGATCGGCTTCGCCGTCGGTGCGGAATATCGCGACTACGGCGCCCAGCAGCGTTCCGACGCCCTCGCCAAGACGGCGGGCGAACTCGGCGGCGCCGGCGGTGCGGCTCCCGACATCCTCGGTGGCTACAACGTCTACGAAGGCTTCGCCGAAGTCATCGCGCCGCTGGTTTCGGATCGTCCGTTCTTCAACGAACTGACCGTCGAAGCCGGTATCCGTCGCTCGTCCTACGCGGTCGACGCTCCGGGTAACCCGAAGTTCAAGACCACCACCTGGAAGGTCGCCGGTAGCTGGGAGCCGATCTCGGACCTCAAGTTCCGCGGCAACTACCAGCGCTCGGTCCGCGCACCGAACATCGGTGAGCTGTTCAGCCCGGTCTCGACCGGCCTGACCAACCTCGGCACCGACCCCTGCGCCGGCGCCGCTCCGGTCACCAACGCCAACCTCCGCGCGATCTGCATCGCGCAGGGCGCTGATCCGTCGGTCATCGGCACCATCAACAACCCGACGGCTGGCCAGGCCAACGTCACGGGCGGCGGTAACCCGTTCGTCCTCCCCGAAAAGGCTCGCACCTGGACGGTCGGCGCGGTTCTCCGCCCGAGCTTCCTGCGCAACTTCTCGGCGACGGTTGACTACTACAAGGTCCGCATCACCGACGCGATCAGCTCGCCGACGCCGCAGGATCTCATCGCGGCCTGCTTCGGCTCCACGCCGACCAGCCCGCCGGCCAATGCCTCGCTTCCGGCCTGCACGATCATCCGTCGTAACCCGGTCTCGGGCGCGCTGGACGGTCCGCCGGACACGACCTTCGGTCTGTTCTCGCCGCTGTCGAACCTTGGCCGCATCAGCACCGACGGTGTCGATGTCACCGCCAACTATCGCCTGACCCTCGGTCAGGTGATGGGCACCCAGGCTCGCCTGAACTTCTCGTTCGGCGGCAACTGGACGCGCAGCAGCAAGTTCCAGGCGACCCCGTCGGCCATCAACCGCGAATGCGTTGGCTACTACTCGGTCAACTGCGGCTCGATCCAGCCGAAGTACAGCTTCACCCAGCGCACCACCCTCGGCCTCGGTGCCGTCGATGTCTCGCTGCTGTGGCGCTACATCCACAAGACCAAGCTCGAGCCGGCTCAGCTGGCGGCTGACCTCGCTGCGGCGCAGGCTGATCCGACCAACTGCCCGAGCCCGCTCGGCACGGACGCTGGTGGCTGCATCATCGATGAGCGCTTCCGGTCGATCAAGGCGTACAACTACTTCGACCTGACGACCCGCTTCAACGTGACGGACAACTTCCAGTTCACGGTGACGGCGCTCAACCTGTTCGACAAGGATCCGCCCGTCGTCGGCGGCACCGTCGGCACCACGACGTACAACGGCGGTAACACCTATCCGTCGACCTACGACGCTCTGGGCCGTCGCTTCGCCGTTGGCGCTCGCGTCAAGTTCTAA